From Nematostella vectensis chromosome 14, jaNemVect1.1, whole genome shotgun sequence, a single genomic window includes:
- the LOC116612996 gene encoding uncharacterized protein LOC116612996 isoform X2: MHSSHITYVKETPRPRKRKPSQKVVEAASLNDETSGGKHANKRPKSNKSKSGDVRTPKPKVNKDVPAEDQPSPVSQQKQKIKYLLKPLEGVKRLLSDLFTEEELMRCTLKGKGRSRDVLDSNKLQMIYGAMRGNYGITDEKVDQLIRNQQKSLKDKTKKSLQYS; encoded by the exons atGCATTCTTCGCATATCACTTACGTGAAAG AAACACCGCGACCAAGAAAACGCAAGCCGAGTCAAAAGGTGGTAGAAGCCGCAAGCTTAAATGACGAAACAAGCGGAGGAAAGCATG CCAATAAAAGACCAAAAAGCAACAAGTCAAAGTCGGGAGACGTTCGAACACCCAAACCTAAG gTTAACAAAGATGTTCCTGCAGAGGATCAACCCAGTCCAGTG TCACAACAAAAGCAGAAAATTAAGTACCTCTTAAAGCCCCTGGAAGGGGTGAAAAGGCTCCTCTCAGACCTCTTCACCGAAGAAGAACTCATGCGGTGTACTCtgaaggggaaggggaggtCCAGGGATGTCCTGGACAGCAACAAGCTGCAGATGATTTATG GTGCAATGAGAGGAAATTATGGGATCACAGATGAGAAAGTGGACCAGCTGATTAGAAATCAGCAAAAATCCTTAAAagacaaaaccaaaaaaagtCTTCAGTACAGCTAA
- the LOC116612996 gene encoding extensin isoform X1: MHSSHITYVKETPRPRKRKPSQKVVEAASLNDETSGGKHANKRPKSNKSKSGDVRTPKPKELQNTVQGEKIRNIMSRRRFPEDDLEVSSVSASASSSTSRPINALQPLEPPSNTPQQLTTPPHQSNTPRPLTPPSRQSNNPRPHTPPSCQSNTPRPITPPPRQSNTTQPPAYPPRQSYALQQTTPLHTSQPLRPTPRRPSDTPQPFTPPPRPFDDLRPLSSTPRQSTTRPKFTPFTHTTTSLVYFILFFASH, from the exons atGCATTCTTCGCATATCACTTACGTGAAAG AAACACCGCGACCAAGAAAACGCAAGCCGAGTCAAAAGGTGGTAGAAGCCGCAAGCTTAAATGACGAAACAAGCGGAGGAAAGCATG CCAATAAAAGACCAAAAAGCAACAAGTCAAAGTCGGGAGACGTTCGAACACCCAAACCTAAG GAACTGCAAAATACTGTACAAGGCGAAAAGATAAGAAATATAATGAGCAGGAGAAGGTTCCCAGAGGATGACCTCGAGGTTTCCAGTGTTTCGGCCTCTGCCTCATCATCCACTTCACGCCCCATTAATGCTTTACAACCACTTGAACCCCCATCTAATACTCCACAACAACTCACAACCCCTCCGCATCAATCTAACACCCCACGACCACTCACACCCCCTTCGCGTCAATCTAATAACCCACGACCACACACACCTCCTTCTTGTCAATCTAATACCCCACGACCAATCACACCCCCTCCGCGTCAATCTAATACTACACAACCACCAGCATATCCTCCGCGTCAATCTTATGCCTTACAACAAACCACACCGCTACACACTTCACAACCACTCCGGCCCACACCACGTCGTCCATCAGACACCCCACAACCATTCACACCCCCTCCACGCCCATTTGATGACTTGCGTCCACTTTCATCCACTCCACGCCAATCCACAACCAGACCAAAGTTTACTCCGTTCACACACACTACCACGTCACTAGTCTACTTCATCTTATTCTTTGCAAGCCACTAA